One Watersipora subatra chromosome 4, tzWatSuba1.1, whole genome shotgun sequence genomic window carries:
- the LOC137394210 gene encoding uncharacterized protein gives MTGAGKSSLIRSLQSGKRELTYRENNSPFDETTKVFQMENLNDSPLKFIDYGGHDIYQMAYQLVIQERCIPLLVVNMEEFNSYLSGGTRESTRRLCIDWLSHLYLASPRLDPPVLVLTHTDKLDTELVKDCKEKLLSISEAARRELLRDYERCCGDFQKDSSCIIHLTNTDEPLFNPQDIYEFGNDLGEVSNIKGLRANLETRCKKLIVEIPLLWERVERFIEREEETYIPLLKVENEFSDTDSKTILRYMHNTGQILWFERAQGLSSYVFHKIPIITEMIALLFHHTAEQQWKKRVEELVPFTHQEEWVSKRKYQAFVTQFTTSGIMDEVLLVDLLKNSSALPVEISMQLLKSFAILIGPIGYKGRRRSYILPYFTTTFVDKTYPLDDNVPLRLDIALGGLSPPPYVYQLMTVAVLKLCSSVLSNIKVWNDGAVVHSEEFTTILNHDLTNRMVLLKVGTTVAQLPAAWKHLIKTTKAILNQLNAVWKGSHAEVLLYCSQCLIGKNPAPHFYIDPEWFYPSDCNYSITCTKLPATRSHLSKVVCPDCDKLKADLRPSVPKPLRLPCDQLTDDEVQSLENHISEIRESCPPQTVGHLESTSEEAESDLSDVDVQGYCDESKADKVMRLRLCIVRKLKIKQLYQSNKVYAMSEPVRGRVLIINNMNFGCGYGKRAGSQFDYINLSTMFKYLKFDIAKSQAELTDLRAQDIYREIQIETAREEHQNLGMFVLVIMTHGTSGNHLLDVESNVIPFIHIQDLLSPRNFPAMKDKPKLVILQACSGERRDFGESRELPSYSPISTIISSPSTESTTVSRTSAPQSTIVNGTSAPQSTTVNSTSVPQSTTVNSTSAPQSTTVSSTSAPQSTTSTTVSSTSAPQSTTVNSTSAFQSPTTSVPPPTTLNVDDFFIMKASSECKYKV, from the exons ATGACTGGTGCAGGGAAAAGTAGTCTCATTAGAAGCCTCCAGTCCGGTAAAAGGGAACTTACCTACAGAGAGAACAATTCACCATTTGATGAAACAACCAAAGTGTTCCAAATGGAAAACTTGAACGACTCCCCTCTCAAGTTTATAGACTATGGTGGCCATGATATCTATCAGATGGCCTACCAGCTAGTCATACAGGAACGATGCATTCCACTCCTTGTAGTTAACATGGAAGAGTTTAACTCATATCTATCTGGAGGGACTAGAGAAAGTACAAGAAGACTCTGTATAGACTGGCTGTCTCATCTCTACTTGGCCAGTCCAAGATTAGATCCACCTGTATTGGTCCTCACACACACTGACAAGTTGGATACTGAGTTGGTGAAAGATTGTAAGGAAAAGTTGCTCTCAATTTCAGAAGCTGCAAGAAGAGAGTTACTCAGAGACTACGAGAGGTGCTGTGGGGATTTTCAAAAAGATTCCAGTTGTATCATCCATCTTACCAACACTGACGAGCCTCTCTTTAACCCTCAAGATATTTACGAGTTTGGCAATGACCTCGGCGAAGTATCTAACATTAAAGGTTTGAGAGCAAACTTAGAGACACGGTGTAAGAAGTTAATCGTGGAAATTCCGCTACTTTGGGAGCGTGTAGAGAGATTCATTGAACGAGAGGAAGAAACTTACATTCCTTTATTGAAGGTAGAGAACGAATTCTCAGACACTGATTCTAAAACCATTCTGCGCTATATGCATAATACGGGGCAGATCTTGTGGTTCGAGAGAGCCCAAGGTCTGTCCAGTTATGTCTTCCACAAAATTCCTATCATTACTGAGATGATAGCTCTCTTGTTCCACCACACAGCTGAGCAACAATGGAAAAAGAGGGTCGAAGAGTTGGTTCCTTTCACACACCAAGAAGAATGGGTCAGTAAACGGAAGTACCAAGCATTCGTAACACAGTTTACTACTAGCGGCATCATGGATGAAGTCTTGCTAGTAGATCTCCTTAAGAACAGCAGTGCGTTACCTGTTGAAATATCCATGCAACTTTTAAAGAGCTTCGCCATCTTGATTGGTCCAATCGGGTACAAAGGAAGAAGAAGATCGTACATCCTTCCATACTTTACGACTACTTTTGTAGATAAGACATATCCATTGGATGACAATGTACCTCTCCGACTGGACATTGCCTTAGGTGGTCTATCTCCACCTCCTTATGTATATCAACTTATGACTGTTGCAGTCCTGAAACTCTGCTCAAGTGTGTTGTCAAACATAAAGGTGTGGAACGATGGAGCTGTGGTACACAGTGAGGAGTTTACCACAATTTTGAATCATGACTTAACCAACCGAATGGTCTTATTGAAAGTTGGTACTACAGTGGCACAGCTACCAGCTGCCTGGAAACATTTAATAAAGACGACTAAAGCTATTCTTAACCAGCTCAACGCCGTGTGGAAAGGGAGTCATGCTGAAGTTCTTCTCTATTGTTCTCAATGTCTCATTGGAAAAAACCCTGCACCTCATTTCTATATCGACCCTGAGTGGTTTTATCCTAGTGACTGTAACTACAGCATTACTTGTACTAAACTCCCTGCTACACGCTCACATCTGTCCAAGGTTGTATGTCCAGATTGTGACAAGCTGAAAGCTGATCTGAGACCTTCCGTGCCCAAGCCTCTCAGACTTCCTT GTGACCAACTAACTGATGATGAAGTACAAAGCCTTGAGAACCATATATCTGAAATAAGAGAGAGTTGTCCTCCCCAAACAGTTG GGCATCTGGAGAGCACCTCTGAGGAGGCTGAAAGTGACTTGTCAGATGTGGATGTTCAAGGATATTGTGATGAGTCCAAAGCAGACAAGGTCATGAGGCTACGACTATGCATAGTCAGGAAGCTGAAGATTAAGCAACTGTATCAGTCTAACAAG GTCTATGCTATGAGTGAACCAGTGAGGGGCAGAGTTctaatcatcaacaatatgaACTTTGGCTGTGGTTATGGTAAAAGAGCTGGTTCCCAATTTGACTACATAAATCTCAGCACGATGTTCAAATACCTCAAGTTTGATATTGCCAAGTCACAGGCCGAATTAACAGACCTACGAGCACAG GATATCTACAGAGAGATACAGATTGAAACAGCGAGAGAGGAACACCAGAATCTGGGCATGTTTGTCCTAGTAATCATGACTCATGGTACGAGTGGTAACCACCTGCTGGATGTTGAGAGCAACGTGATTCCCTTCATCCACATCCAAGACCTTCTCTCTCCACGGAATTTCCCTGCTATGAAGGACAAGCCTAAGTTGGTGATCTTGCAAGCATGCTCAGGGG AGAGACGAGATTTTGGTGAAAGTAGAGAGCTTCCTTCATATTCACCAATATCCACCATTATAAGCAGCCCATCCACTGAGTCAACCACAGTTAGCCgtacatcagctcctcagtcaaccatAGTTAACGgtacatcagctcctcagtcaaccacagttaatAGTACATCAGTTCCTCAGTCTaccacagttaacagtacatcagctcctcagtcaaccacagttagcagtacatcagctcctcagtcaaccaca tcaaccacagttagcagtacatcagctcctcagtcaaccacagttaacagtacatcagctTTTCAGTCACCAACTACTTCAGTTCCACCTCCAACTACTCTGAATGTTGATGATTTCTTCATCATGAAGGCCAGCAGTGAATGTAAGTACAAAGTCTAG